AGCTCCTGCCGCAAAGCAAATCCCGAGGTCGTAAAATTGGGCACTACGCCTTGCTTGCGGGCATAGCCGATTATCTCCAGAAAGTCGTCGTGCATGTCTGGGTCCCCGCGTCCGCCAAGCGCCACCTGAAAAGTTCGACCGCGGCATTCGTCGATTATGCGCACAAAATCACCTAGCGCCATGTTAGGCTGGCTTTTCTCGTCGCCGCTTTGGTAGCATTCAACGCCAGACATCAGGCACCGTCCGCTTTGTCCATGGGCGCACCGCCCCATTATCCCGATGTCCAGGAGCTCAGGAAAACTTGCCTGAAACGGATCCTTACCTGTGTCATGCCCGCGTTCGTCAATCATGCCAGAGCGCACGCTGACGCCTGTCTCGGGGTTAAATACCGCAACATAACGATGCGTTCGATCGACGACGGTCATCATGACGGTTGCTGCGCCCGTCGTATGCGCGGCAACGCAATTGCTCCGACCAAAGCAAGCGCGCCCAAAATGTACCCCCCATACATCAGCCGCATGACGATTAACGGGGCATCAAGAAGTAGCCCGCCGACAAAGCCGCTCAGCAAGAGGAAGGTATACTCGTCGCTGTAGCTGAAGGGTCGCTTAAGCACACGGGCGAGGTCGCTAGCAGCTAACCTGCCGAACTTAAACAGCCAACCTCGCTTACTTTCCCCCAAGATGTAGCTGACGGCAAAAGAAATCACCAGCACTACAAAGTACTTGTCAAACTTGTTGCGCGCACCGCCGAAGCGACTGTAACTAGCGAAGTAGTTAGCAACGATTAGCCCGACGCCGCCCCCGGTTAACAAGAGAACCTGCGCTTGCTCGCCGAGCGCATGGTACGCTTGTTTAACTTCAGGCACAAGCTGGCGAATGGGCTGCAACGCAACTGCTAAGCCGTCGGTTCGTATCTTCTTAAAAAGGCGAGTCCCAAAAGTGAAAACAATGACCCAGTAGATAGTCTTTGGAATGACGTCGTTGTAAGTAGCAGTGAGAAAAACGATCAACATCACCAGCGAGCCTAAAGGGTCGGGCAAGGTGTAGGTCTTAAGCGGCCAAAAGATAAAGTTGACGGCGGCAACAATGCCGAGCTTTATCGTCAGCTGCTTGTACATGGAAGGCAATGTCCTAACCCCTGCCCGGGCCATCTCCTTTAGCCAAGAGAGCAATGTCTCCTGTGCTATAGGTGCACGGCGCAATGATGGCGGCGCGGCAGGCGCACTCAGCTGCACAGGTTGCGGCAAACGAGGGGTCAATTTACTTATCGCCACGCGAGAATCACCCTTTCTGCATTTGATGAGCGACAACAATGAGCAGTGCGCCCGCTGACGACGAATGCCTGTGACAACGGCAGTAGCAGTCTCGCCAAAGACTCCTAGTGCCAAGTGGGCGCCTCCATACACGATGAAGGCGATGCCAAGCAGTGACAGCACTATGCGCCACATAAGCACCCTCGCCAACCCTACCCCTTTAGTCTGTCTGCTGCCACTCATAAATGTAACGCGTGCCTTGTGTCACGCGGGCAGACAGGCTAGTGCGTAGCGCAATTTTATCTCCCGCGGCTTTTCCCGCCGGCACGACGGCAGTGAGTGTTTCACTTACGGAGTACACCTTTACCGTCTTGTATGTGTCGATGGTGAAGCTCGTCTTGCCGTCTTTGTTGCGGAACCTAATCGCGCCTCCGGTTATATAGCCTATGTCTACGTCCCACTTGTCAAAGTCGGCGCCTGCAGTGGCCTTATCCGTGAAGTACGAGAGCTTTTGCGAGCCAAAGGAGAGCTTCATGTCTAGCGAGACGACTTCTCCTGCTCGTATAGTGCTTGGGGGCACACTAAATGTAGCTGTTGAGGTGCTGTTTTCGCCATGCAACACATCAGGGTCGTAGTAGGTATCGGTCTTGCCGAGGTACCTCCACGTACAGCTGTAACTGCCCGGAGCGGAGCTGTTGCTAACTTCGTAGACACCGCCTTTGTTAGTCGCACGCACCTGTTCTTGTCCATCGTAATTTACTGTGCCTACCAGCACCCAAGCGAAGGTGGGGTCGGCCTTAATCGCTTCTTCAAACATCCCCGTCTCGCGCAGATACGCAAAGAAACCCGCCTTGTCGTTCTTCTCTGACTGTGCTATCCAAACGCCGATAGCACGCACTAACCGCACATGGTCAAGTTCTGCCCTTTTGTCGGGGTCGATACAGCTTAGGACTGCGTTGCGGATGGCATAGAGCCGCGTCAGCCTAGTTTCTACATCGTAGTTGCTGCCGCGCTTGTCTATGCCGAAGTAGGCTTGATGGGTAAGGTAGGACAAAAGTCCTTGCTTTTTCATCTCAGCGATGAAAGCCTCTTCACTCTGCCTTAGCTTAGCGATTTCCGGTTCACTAGCCTTGCGTTCCTCAAAATACTGCCTTAGGCCGCTCCACGCCCCTGTGATGAGCTTTTCTCTGGCGGCGCTGCCTAAGTCGGCCTCATTAATGCCGTACTTCTCGCAGTGCGCCTTGACTATGCGAATGTTCATTAGGGCTTCGGCATTGCCTTTTAAGGCAAAGATGCTTTGAAAATCGCCTGCCAAACCACTCTCTTGGTCGAGATACATCTTGTAGGCCTCTTCAATCTCGGCTTGCGTCCAGTACGCCTGCGCCGCATCCGCAGCTTGTTCAATTCCTGCCTTAGCATAGTTTAGTGTCGACACCAGTAGCTGCACTTTTGGCCCGCTTAGACTAGTCAGCATGCCGGCCACGGCCTCAAAACCAGCCTTAGCATCGCCGCCCGCAAACGCCCCTGCCGCTGTTCCTAGGCCTCCTAAAACAGTGATGGCCTTCGCAGTTTTATCGATAGCGCCTGTCTGCACGTCCTTTACCGCAAAGAAGGCCTTATTGGCGTTAACGCTCTTCTCTACACTAAACGCTATCGCCTTCGCGTAAAGTTCCATAGCCTTGTCGTTAAACTCCTGCTCACCCGCGGCTCCTGCTTGCGCCGAGTAGGTCATGCGCACTAGTGTGTCTACCGGTGCAAAGTCCTTTAGGGGGTTGCCCTGAGCGAGCAGCTCGTCGTAGGCAGCCGACTCTAAGTAAGCAACAGCGTCTTTAACGAGCTGGTCGCGGGCCGACCTGCTGGTTACGCCTAGCGACTGCAGCAGCTCGTCGAGCTGTCTGCCTACTGCCCCGTTGAGCCTAGCTTTCTTTTGCAGACGGCTGTGTTCAGAGGCGGCGTAAGTAGCAGCAAAAGTTCTTAGCTGTGCCTCCTCTGAGGGCTTGCCAAAACCTAGCCAGCTAAAGTGACTTGCCCTAAGTACGGCCGTTCCCTCTGCCACATTGACACTGTCCGGAACTAGGAACCTCCACGCGCCATCCTCATACGTGGCAAAAAACAGCTCTTCCGCCGCCAAGTCCTTTTGCCTAAGCGCGGGGATTTTCACTGTCACTTGCACGGGCTCGGCAAACCAAATGTCGTGCACGCCCTCGCCCGCCACCTCAAGCGGTGTCCCATAGAAGACGAAATCAGATGTCTGCTTGCTCTTGGTCTCCTCGGCCGAAAGCACCCGCAGGGTTATACCGGTGCCGCGCTCCATAAGGCCGTCGGGAACGTTAAGCTGCCAACCAGTCTTAGCGGTACTGCCCACTTGTGTGTCCTGGCCAGTCTGCACCTCGGCTTGGGCTTTTGCCCCTCGGTCATACGGGTCACGTCCGCTACCGAAGGGGCCTGCAAATATGAAAGCTGCCACAGCTATTACCAGTACACCGGCAACCGCCGGAATCAGTAAGCCCTTAGAAGGCGACGATTTACTCAAGGCGTATTCCTCCCCTGCTGGGTGTAATCCCGGTTTCGTAGCGGAACTTGCGTGAAACCGCTTCAAACTCGACTTCGTCAAGCGACTTACAAAGCAGCGTAATTGAGTGCTGCTCGTTGTCTGTGCCGTACTTCATTAGAATAGACTCCTGTCCCATTTCTACCGCTAGGAGGCGAACTGCGCCTTGGTTAAACACGATAACGGTTGAATCAAGTAAGATGCCAAAGCCGGAAACAAAAACTTCAATGCTGCCGGAAGCTAGGTGAGCCTCACTACTTTCTGACCGCTTAATGACCGCAGGCTGTATGTGCATGATCTGGTTTTCGATTATTAATGCTGCGGCTTTGACGCGGCCAAATTCCCGCACTGCCAAGAGAGCTGCAGAGAAGGCCACACCGAGAGTCACAAGCAAGAAATACCATACGTGCCCTCCGCCATGCACTAACAACCCAAACGAGGCTAGCACGAAAGCGACACACAACCCGGTGAAGGCTAAGAGCCTTCGCTTAAGCGCAATCAGTTGACACCACCACCTCTGTGTCTAATCCTTTGCTCAAAGCATAGGCCATAGTCGCCGAATTTTCTGTCACCTTGCTAGGTGAATCGACGCCAAAAGCCCCTCACCTTTTCGGGTGAGGGGCCATGAAACATGCCTGCGTATTGGTGCGCCCGCAATCGGGTGCTATTTAGGCGACGATTTCGCCTCGATAAAGTTGCTCATTAACTCTGCCCGACTCTGCACGCCAATCTTTGAGTAGATGTTCTTAACATGAGTCTTCACGGTGTTTTCGCTTACATGCAGTTCCCCCGCGATCATGCGATAGGTGCTGCCTTTAACTAGCAGCGCGGCTATTTCACCCTCGCGCTCCGTCAACATACCCCACACCCTCGATTGTGCTATCGTGCGGTCTTGCTCTCCTGCTGGCAGTGCGGTAAACGCCGCTAAGAAAGCGTGGCTTTTTAGCAGGGCGTCAAGGCGATTGTGCAGCGGAGGCAAAAGAACTAATGCCAAACAGACAATACTCAGTGCCAAGAGGGTTGGGTTCTGGCTCTGTATACCACCGCCAAAAATATGCTCGCCCAGTAGTCCCCCGAGCAGTACACCTAGGACATTCGCCGCAAGTCCAGCCCCCATTATTCTAGCGGGGTTCTTGCCTAAGTCGAGCATCTCCCCTAAGGTCGTGCCCCAAAACAAGTCGAGCATACCGCAGGCGCCAAGCATCAACGTGTCAACCACAAGGTAGTCTAGCCACGAGCGGCCAAGCAACAAAAAGAAGATAAACGAAAACCCAATCATAGCAATGGCTACGTAAAGACTGTAAGCGCGGTTCTGATTGCGCCGCAAGTTCCGTAAGACCAGCAAAGCCACGATGTAAGGCACGGCCCAGTACCAACTCGTCAGCCACTCCAGGTGGGCAAAGCTAGGCCTTTGTACGTGGTACATCAAACCAGAGTTAATCGTAATAACCAGTATGAACAGGCAAAGAAAGGTCAGCGGGCCAAGCGTGCTGTTATGTAAGCGGTCGGATTCGGCCGAGCTATGCTTTACCTGCAAATCACCACTCGGAATCGGAAGCAAACGTGCAAAAAGAAATGCAGCGACAAGAGACAGTATTGCCAAGCTAAGCCCAAAGTGCGGCGACAAATGAACCGCGCTCAAATTGAGCAGAATCATCAGGATGTTGGCAGAAATAAGTGCATCTGCCATGGTTACTAGGCGCTCTTCCTTAGGCGTGTCGTGCTTAAAGTAGAAGCCCCATGCGGCAACGCTAACGCCAATCATGAACGCTGCCGACAGCAAGGCTATAGTCCAAAAAGGCGAGGGCGGGAAGAAGAACGCACCCGAAGCCAAGCCACTAAAGGCAAAAGCAAAGAGCAGGAGCTGTTTCGCGGCGCCTATGTTCGTCACCATGAAGCCCGCGGTTAGTAGTCCCGCAAAGTGGGCGGCCATAGCCCCAAACACGAGGTGATTTGTCGCCAGGCCATGGTAGCTCGTAAGGGCGTAAAGTATCTGTCCTTCAAAAGGGAAGGCCAGAAGCCAGGCAAAAGACAAAGCAAACACGATGACGGATAGCCGGCGCGAGCTAAATCCTATTTGCTCCATCCCGTTACCCCCCCTCCCATGTCGCCGCAATCAACGCTGTCGCCATTAAGCACATTCTAACATATCGTGCCAGACATTACGCTGAGGACAAGGCAAAAAAATTCTGTTGCATTTCTATGCAGTTCTATGTATAGTATTGCACATGACAACCAAGGAGGGCTTGCGGATGAAAATTGTGCTGGCTTATTCAGGAGGGCTCGATACCTCGGTCATTGTGCCTTGGCTGAAGGAGAATTATGACGCCGAAGTTATCGCCATGGCGGCTGATGTGGGTCAAACAGAGGACTGGGAGCTGCTCAAGCAAAAAGCCATTAATTCTGGCGCGACCAAAGTGTATGTAAAAGAGTGCCAGGAAGAGCTTGTGGAGAGTTACATCTGGCCCACACTGCGAGCCGGTGCGGTTTACGAGGGCAAGTACCTGCTTGGCACCTCGTTTGCCAGGCCCATTATCGCGAGGAGTCTAGTGGAAGTGGCGCTCGAGGAAGAAGCCGACGCCGTCGCCCACGGCGCGACAGGCAAAGGCAACGACCAAGTGCGATTTGAACTGACCATCAAGGCACTAGCTCCACACCTCAAGGTAATCGCCCCCTGGCGCTTGTGGAGCATCCGCTCGCGCGAGGATGCCTTAGACTACGCCGCGGCGCGCGGGATACCCGTTGTCGCGACCAAAGCGCGCCCCTATTCTTTGGATCATAACCTGTGGCACCTCAGCCACGAGGGCGGAAGCCTCGAAGACCCAGGCAGCGAGCCCCATAAAGATGTTCTCCTAAACACCGTCCACCCCGAAGCTGCTCCGGATGCGCCCACCTATGTGGAAGTAGGCTTTCGCGCCGGGACACCTGTGTCCCTTAACGGCGTAGAGCTGCCGGGAGTGAAGCTGCTCGCAGAGCTAAACGCGATTGCCGCCGCTAACGCTGTGGGCATAGTTGACCTAGTTGAAAACCGCCTCGTCGGCATGAAATCTCGCGGCGTTTACGAAACCCCCGGCGGCACGGTGCTGTATGCCGCGCACCGCGAACTAGAACACCTCTGCCTAGATCGCGCTACCCTGCACTACAAAGACATCTTAGCGCAGCGCTACGCCGAGCTGGTTTATGACGGCATGTGGTATCACCCCTTGCGCGAAGCCCTGGACGCTTTTGTAGATGTTACTCAGCGCACGGTAACGGGCACGGTACGCCTTAAGCTCTACAAGGGCAACTGCACGCCGGCCGGCGCAAGTTCCCCCTACTCGCTGTATGACCAAGAGCTGTGCACCTTTGGCGAGGACAACGTGTACAACCAAAAGGACGCCGAAGGCTTTATTAACCTCTTTGGGCTGCCGCTCGTGGTTAACGGCAAAATGAAACGCAAGGCTGGTTTAATATGAGCAAGCTCTGGGGAGGCAGGTTTTCCAAGGACACCAACCCCTTGGTTGACGCCTTTCATTCATCCTTAGCCTTCGACCGGCGGCTGTACCAAGAAGACATTGCGGGCAGTATCGCGCACGCTACCATGCTCAGCGAACAAGGCATTATCTCCCCTGACGAGGCCTCCGCCCTAGCAAACGGGCTGCGGGACATTCTGGCTGACCTGCACTCTGGCGCTGTGCAACTAGACGAAACGGCCGAGGACATACACACAGCCGTGGAGCAGCTTCTTGTCGCTAAGCTCGGGCCGGTAGGCAAGAAGCTCCACACCGGCCGCAGCCGCAACGACCAAGTCGCCCTAGACTTAAGGCTTTACTTGCGCAAGGAGACTAGGGAGATTCGCCGGCTGTTAACCGAGCTGCTTAATGTCCTGCTCGACCTAGCCGCGCAGCATGCCGCAATTATTATGCCGGGGTTTACGCACCTGCAGCGCGCTCAACCGGTAACCTTAGGGCATCACCTGCTGGCATATGTGGCCATGTTTAAGCGCGATTACGAGCGTCTAGGCGACGCGCTCGTGCGCACTAACGTATGCCCCCTTGGCGCCGGGGCCTTAGCCGCGAGCACCTACCCTATAGCGCCCGCGCGGGTTGCCGAATTGCTTGAGTTTCCGGCGACGGCGCTTAACAGCATGGATGCGGTTAGCGACCGCGACTTCGTCATTGAGTTTTGTGCGGCAGGCGCACTAATCATGATGCATTTGAGCCGTCTGAGTGAAGAGCTTGTGCTCTGGTCAAGCGCGGAGTTTGGCTTTATTGAGCTTGACGATGCCTATACTACAGGCAGCTCAATTATGCCGCAGAAAAAGAACCCGGACGTAGCGGAGCTGGTGCGCGGGAAGACAGGCCGCGTTTACGGCGACCTTATGGCTGTCCTCACGCAAATGAAAGGGCTGCCGCTCGCGTACAACAAGGACATGCAAGAAGACAAAGAAGCGGTTTTTGACGCCGCGGATACGCTGAAGGGCTGCCTGCTGGTGTACCCTCCCATGCTGGCTGGCATGACGGTCAAGTCCGACCGCCTGCTAGGGGCGGCTGCCGGGGGATACACCAATGCTACCGATCTCGCCGACTATCTGACAAAAAAAGGCGTTCCCTTCCGGGAAGCGCACGAGATTGTGGGTAAAGCAGTACTGGGTGCGATTGCGCGGGGCCAAAGCCTTAGCGACATCGACCTTGCACAATACCGTGAGTGGTGCCCTGTGTTTGACGCCGACCTTTACGCGGCTATCGAGCTTAAGACCTGTGTGGACAAGCGCCTGGCGGCGGGCGGACCGGCCCCCGCGGCGACAATGGCGGCAGTTGCCGCGGTTAGAGCTTGGCTGGGCTCATAAACTCCCGTTGCACGTTGCACAGACGGCTGTATAGCCCGCCGCGGGACGCAAGTTCTTCGTGACGCCCCTGCTCCACGATTTTGCCCTCGTCTAATACCAAGATGGTGTCGGCCCGCTTTACGGTGGAGAGGCGGTGAGCAATGACGATAATAGTGCGGCTGCCGGCGAGCGAGTTAATGGCGGTCTGTATCTGTGCTTCCGTCTCCACATCGACAGCGGCCGTGGCCTCGTCAAGGATAAGAATAGGCGAATTGCGGAGCACCGCGCGGGCGATCGCTAGACGCTGCTTCTGCCCGCCGGAGAGCCGCATGCCACGCTCACCGATGGCCGTGTCATAGCCGTCTCTGGTGGCCATTATAAAGTCGTGCGCTTGCGCCAGCTTGGCGGCATTTAAAATGTCGTCCTGGGTGGCGTTTTCCTTGCCGTAGGCGATGTTAGCGGCGATTGTGCCATTGAAGAGAAACACATCCTGCAGCACAACCGAGATTTGCTCGCGCAAGGAGCTAAGTGTAAGGTCGCGAATATCGTGCCCGTCAAGCAGTATGCACCCTTCCCGCGGGTCGTAAAAGCGGGCAATCAGGCTAATAATCGATGTTTTGCCCACGCCGGTAGGCCCGACGAGGGCAATCATTTTCCCGGGCTGGGCTTCAAAACTTATGTTCTCTAGCACCTTTTGACCGTCCTGGTAGCCAAACGAGACATCCCGAAAGGTGATGTGCCCTTGGCACTTAGCTAATTTTGTCGCGTCGGGGTGTTCCTTAATGTCGGGCAAAGTGTCTAGCACCTTAAATACCCTCTCGCCGCCTGCAAACGCCCTTTGAATGTCTTCCATAAGGCGGGCCATGGCGGTAATTGGGTGGTAGAAGAGATTCAGATAGAGCATAAACCCAACTATATCGCTGCCGCGCATGGTGCCTTGCATGGCCAGCACGCCGCCAAAAAAGATGACGATAACGGTGCCGAGCGAAGTGAGGAACTCAATCGTGGGGTGAAAAACTGCGTTTAAGCGCAGTGCGACCAGAATAGCCCGCACATAGTCTTGCGACTTTTCGTCTACATTGTTGCGTTCAACCGCCTGCTTGTTAAAGATCTGTATCTCTTTAAGGCCGGATAGATTGTCTTGGATAACCGCGTTTAGCTCTGCAATCTTCGCCTGCGCTAAGCTAAAGTTAGGGCGGACTTTTCGCGCGTAGATGCGCGTCGCCAGAATAAGGAGCGGCACG
This sequence is a window from Selenomonadales bacterium. Protein-coding genes within it:
- a CDS encoding argininosuccinate synthase, producing the protein MTTKEGLRMKIVLAYSGGLDTSVIVPWLKENYDAEVIAMAADVGQTEDWELLKQKAINSGATKVYVKECQEELVESYIWPTLRAGAVYEGKYLLGTSFARPIIARSLVEVALEEEADAVAHGATGKGNDQVRFELTIKALAPHLKVIAPWRLWSIRSREDALDYAAARGIPVVATKARPYSLDHNLWHLSHEGGSLEDPGSEPHKDVLLNTVHPEAAPDAPTYVEVGFRAGTPVSLNGVELPGVKLLAELNAIAAANAVGIVDLVENRLVGMKSRGVYETPGGTVLYAAHRELEHLCLDRATLHYKDILAQRYAELVYDGMWYHPLREALDAFVDVTQRTVTGTVRLKLYKGNCTPAGASSPYSLYDQELCTFGEDNVYNQKDAEGFINLFGLPLVVNGKMKRKAGLI
- the argH gene encoding argininosuccinate lyase encodes the protein MSKLWGGRFSKDTNPLVDAFHSSLAFDRRLYQEDIAGSIAHATMLSEQGIISPDEASALANGLRDILADLHSGAVQLDETAEDIHTAVEQLLVAKLGPVGKKLHTGRSRNDQVALDLRLYLRKETREIRRLLTELLNVLLDLAAQHAAIIMPGFTHLQRAQPVTLGHHLLAYVAMFKRDYERLGDALVRTNVCPLGAGALAASTYPIAPARVAELLEFPATALNSMDAVSDRDFVIEFCAAGALIMMHLSRLSEELVLWSSAEFGFIELDDAYTTGSSIMPQKKNPDVAELVRGKTGRVYGDLMAVLTQMKGLPLAYNKDMQEDKEAVFDAADTLKGCLLVYPPMLAGMTVKSDRLLGAAAGGYTNATDLADYLTKKGVPFREAHEIVGKAVLGAIARGQSLSDIDLAQYREWCPVFDADLYAAIELKTCVDKRLAAGGPAPAATMAAVAAVRAWLGS
- a CDS encoding ABC transporter ATP-binding protein, whose product is MDFLRRLLKEAQAYWPYLLITAIAVVALTGLDLIAPQLVRRMLYYVETEGMLNMERLRPIALGLLALYGLKIVFRFLASYMSHVGSWRLVANMRTKVYDHLQKLSLGFFQDKQTGQLMSITVNDVATFESLIAHAIPEVGANILVLIGVAVILFSMNPTLAALTLIPVPLLILATRIYARKVRPNFSLAQAKIAELNAVIQDNLSGLKEIQIFNKQAVERNNVDEKSQDYVRAILVALRLNAVFHPTIEFLTSLGTVIVIFFGGVLAMQGTMRGSDIVGFMLYLNLFYHPITAMARLMEDIQRAFAGGERVFKVLDTLPDIKEHPDATKLAKCQGHITFRDVSFGYQDGQKVLENISFEAQPGKMIALVGPTGVGKTSIISLIARFYDPREGCILLDGHDIRDLTLSSLREQISVVLQDVFLFNGTIAANIAYGKENATQDDILNAAKLAQAHDFIMATRDGYDTAIGERGMRLSGGQKQRLAIARAVLRNSPILILDEATAAVDVETEAQIQTAINSLAGSRTIIVIAHRLSTVKRADTILVLDEGKIVEQGRHEELASRGGLYSRLCNVQREFMSPAKL